One Hemitrygon akajei chromosome 11, sHemAka1.3, whole genome shotgun sequence DNA segment encodes these proteins:
- the naxe gene encoding NAD(P)H-hydrate epimerase: MSGLRTLLSLGVFVSTRLAARGLGQGLSRGPGFLCPRTQWPVMSGQGNLNCPAPSGKALKYLGQEEAQNIDQELFTEYRFSVDQLMELAGLSCATAIAKAYPLSSLRKENPTVLIVCGPGNNGGDGLVCARHLKLFGYEPAIFYPKQSSKPLFQSLTTQCQKMDIPFLAEFPSEPALIDEVYNLVVDAIFGFSFKGEAREPFASILTILEAVTIPIASVDIPSGWNVEKGNPQGIQPDMLISLTAPKKAASHFTGRYHFLGGRFVPAALEKKYGLNLPEYPGTDCVLQLL, from the exons ATGTCTGGGCTCAGGACCCTCCTAAGCCTTGGCGTGTTCGTCTCGACGCGGCTGGCTGCCCGTGGCTTGGGGCAGGGACTCTCTCGGGGACCAGGCTTCCTCTGCCCTAGAACCCAGTGGCCAGTGATGTCAGGCCAGGGGAACCTCAACTGTCCTGCCCCCAGTGGGAAAGCCCTGAAGTACCTGGG ACAGGAGGAGGCTCAGAACATTGACCAGGAGCTGTTCACCGAGTACCGGTTCAGTGTGGACCAGTTGATGGAGCTGGCAGGTCTCAGCTGTGCCACTGCCATTGCCAAG GCATACCCACTGTCATCGCTACGGAAAGAAAACCCCACTGTGTTGATCGTGTGTGGACCGGGCAACAATGGCGGGGATGGACTTGTGTGCGCGAGGCATCTCAAGCTTTTT GGCTACGAACCAGCCATCTTCTACCCAAAACAGTCCAGTAAGCCTCTCTTCCAGTCACTCACCACACAATGCCAGAAAATGGACATCCCCTTCCTGGCAGAATTCCCATCTGAG CCTGCCCTTATTGACGAGGTCTACAACCTAGTGGTGGACGCCATCTTCGGGTTCAGCTTCAAGGGTGAAGCCCGCGAGCCCTTTGCCTCCATCCTGACTATACTGGAGGCAGTGACCATCCCCATCGCCAGTGTGGACATCCCATCCG GTTGGAACGTGGAGAAGGGCAACCCACAGGGGATCCAGCCCGACATGCTCATCTCACTCACTGCCCCCAAGAAGGCAGCCAGCCACTTCACTGGCCGCTACCACTTCCTGGGCGGCCGCTTTGTGCCCGCGGCCCTGGAGAAGAAGTATGGTCTCAACCTTCCAGAGTACCCTGGCACCGATTGCGTCCTGCAGCTGCTGTGA